One Spinacia oleracea cultivar Varoflay chromosome 4, BTI_SOV_V1, whole genome shotgun sequence DNA segment encodes these proteins:
- the LOC110793356 gene encoding uncharacterized protein isoform X2 has product MAGNAKFELSSVSPDDSGFSGNYSNGQRSSYVGPSLDRSGSFREGSDGRNYSSGSGTSKMNALPMADLPPLSQCLTLEPFAIGDLKNTRAGEWKRAVGYSFGNATEDNSFGAGHSKPPPTIVAEELKRFKASVSDGSHKARSRVKRLDDSCNRLIKYLEASNSKKQIQNERSGGSNLLKMGTQSHRSSPEDRNKNIGLNKRARTPMGDMRAEGRSNGVPRQNLVLGKDKDGAKEGSSDLGEEKIRRLPAGGEGWDKKMKRKRSVSSVFPRSVDGDGELKRTMHARLGNDSGIHSSDVHGFRPGSSNGPTGSNKLERAPSPVSLSARMTTKNELDKTSLSRELTGVNKERLLPKGNSKLNMREDSHGFSPSSITKGKASRAHRTGPASVGNSSPSFSRMSGTEDWEQPLNVNKVHSLAGVNNRKRPVPADSSVMAHWVGQRRPQKISRNRRTNIVSPTSNHEEAQISSEGCTPSDFSTRITGAVNASYPVRNIMSSSQQLKAKLDNAPSPARLSEGEETSAVDNRLKDKEGSEFDDKSSNTHQHVSPSGLFTKKSKLLTKDEIGDGVRRQGRSGRGSSLPKGSISPLREKLENSTVGKPVRSSRPGSEKNGSKSGRPPLKKHSDRKGFTRLGPLPNSSSPDFTGESDDDREELIAAAQFACNASYNGCSSSFWKRMEPLFNFRPEDKSFLEEQLKILEDHSNEKQMSSVGDNVLCSASGESKICTLDNGLTKTGGFINHFQDNDSSYRGSDSHKGPTSLTPLYQRVLSALIVEDDLEEYDENRFRDDPCMENRISCNGNASHRFSNIQVPVHEEIEEDDYGFKHPAGQTGPGFHRNDTNGSLAIHIDTSGNSSFECEYDQMCVDEKLLLELQSVGLYPEPVPDLAEGEDELINQEIVQLKNHLSQQAGEKKAYFDNLYKAVKDKEVEGRDLERLAMNRLIELAYRKLLATRGSSAARIGISKVSRHVALACIKRTLARCRKFEDAGKSCFSEPSLREILLAVPSNNVGAASGIQAEQNVRLDSRTSGAYVVGLEPLDPQNDNSDRGFPFDTYDHQSDQAFAKNGPILNRGKKKEVLLDDVGGNGALRCTAALGSSVMGGAKGKRSDRDSGVKAGRPSISNLRGERKTKSKPKQKAAQLSTHPVQPSGNNVSNDMFGNNSNRKREGLISPGNILDSSKECKDVMDLSSLPLSEIDSIEDLGVANEFEGHQDLSTWLNFDEDGLQDHDSMGLEIPMDDLSELNMLI; this is encoded by the exons ATGGCTGGAAATGCGAAGTTTGAATTGAGTTCTGTCAGTCCTGATGACTCAGGCTTTTCAGGGAATTACTCAAACGGACAGAGAAGTAGCTATGTGGGTCCTAGTTTGGATAGGTCAGGAAGCTTCCGTGAAGGAAGCGATGGTAGGAATTATAGTTCCGGATCTGGCACATCAAAGATGAATGCTTTGCCAATGGCCGATTTGCCACCATTGTCCCAGTGTTTAACACTGGAGCCCTTTGCCATTGGAGATCTGAAAAATACACGGGCTGGGGAATGGAAGAGGGCAGTAGGATATTCTTTTGGCAATGCCACTGAAGATAATTCTTTTGGAGCAGGTCATTCTAAGCCTCCACCGACTATAGTCGCTGAAGAATTGAAACGCTTTAAAGCAAGTGTTTCTGATGGATCACACAAGGCTAG GAGTAGGGTGAAAAGATTGGATGATTCGTGCAATAGGTTGATAAAGTATTTAGAAGCCTCAAACTCAAAGAAACAAATACAAAACGAAAGATCTGGCGGTTCAAACTTGCTGAAGATGGGAACTCAGTCTCATCGAAGCTCGCCAGAGGACAGGAATAAGAACATTGGTCTCAATAAGCGTGCCCGTACACCAATGGGAGACATGCGG GCAGAGGGAAGGAGCAATGGTGTACCAAGGCAAAATTTAGTGTTGGGAAAGGATAAAGATGGAGCTAAGGAGGGTAGTTCTGACCTCGGTGAAGAAAAAATTCGCAGGTTACCTGCTGGCGGAGAGGGATGGgacaaaaaaatgaaaagaaagcgTTCAGTAAGTAGTGTTTTTCCTAGGTCGGTTGATGGTGATGGGGAGCTTAAGAGGACCATGCATGCTAGGCTTGGCAATGACTCTGGAATTCACTCTTCAGATGTTCATGGCTTCAG ACCCGGATCTTCTAATGGTCCTACTGGAAGCAACAAGTTGGAAAGAGCCCCGTCACCTGTGAGCTTGAGCGCTCGTATGACAACCAAAAATGAATTGGACAAGACTTCTCTATCTAGGGAACTTACTGGAGTGAACAAGGAACGGTTACTACCAAAAGGAAACTCTAA GTTAAATATGCGTGAAGATTCCCATGGGTTTAGCCCTAGTTCCATTACGAAGGGCAAGGCTTCTAGAGCTCACCGAACTGGCCCTGCCTCTGTAGGAAACTCATCTCCTAGCTTCTCGCGAATGTCTGGGACAGAAGACTGGGAGCAACCTCTTAATGTGAACAAAGTCCATTCTTTGGCCGGAGTAAATAACCGTAAACGTCCAGTACCCGCTGACTCATCTGTAATGGCTCATTGGGTAGGTCAGAGACGGCCACAAAAAATTTCTCGTAATCGGAGAACAAATATCGTGTCTCCTACTTCGAACCATGAGGAAGCACAGATTTCATCTGAAGGATGCACTCCCTCTGATTTTAGCACCAGAATAACTGGCGCTGTGAATGCGTCATATCCTGTCAGAAATATTATGAGTAGTTCGCAGCAGCTGAAGGCTAAACTTGACAATGCACCCTCTCCAGCAAGATTATCTGAAGGTGAGGAAACCAGTGCTGTTGACAACAGACTCAAAGATAAGGAAGGTTCTGAGTTTGATGATAAAAGTTCAAACACTCATCAACATGTTAGTCCTTCTGGCTTGTTCACAAAGAAGAGCAAATTGCTCACGAAGGATGAAATTGGTGATGGTGTACGTAGACAAGGTCGTAGTGGGAGGGGCTCTTCATTGCCAAAAGGTAGCATATCTCCTCTAAGGGAGAAGCTGGAGAATTCGACTGTGGGAAAACCTGTTAGGAGTTCAAGACCTGGTTCCGAGAAGAATGGAag TAAGTCAGGCCGACCTCCTCTAAAAAAGCATTCAGATCGCAAGGGTTTTACTCGTCTTGGACCACTGCCAAATAGTAGTTCTCCAGATTTCACTG GTGAATCGGATGATGACCGTGAAGAACTTATAGCAGCGGCACAGTTTGCTTGCAATGCCAGTT ATAATGGTTGTTCTTCTTCATTTTGGAAAAGAATGGAACCACTTTTTAATTTTAGACCTGAGGATAAATCATTTTTGGAAGAACAG CTGAAAATTCTAGAGGATCATTCAAACGAAAAGCAGATGTCAAGCGTGGGTGATAACGTTCTG TGTTCTGCTTCTGGAGAAAGCAAGATATGCACCCTAGACAATGGGCTGACTAAGACTGGAGGCTTCATCAATCACTTTCAGGATAATGATTCTTCATACAGAGGATCAGACTCTCATAAAGGGCCTACCAGCCTCACCCCATTATACCAGAGAGTCTTATCTGCTCTCATTGTTGAAGATGATCTTGAAGAATATGATGAAAATCGTTTTAGAGATGATCCGTGTATGGAAAATAGAATATCTTGTAATGGCAATGCCAGTCATAGGTTCTCTAACATCCAGGTTCCTGTACATGAAGAAATCGAGGAAGACGATTATGGTTTTAAACACCCAGCTGGTCAGACAGGTCCTGGGTTTCACCGGAACGACACAAATGGTTCACTAGCTATTCATATTGATACATCTGGTAATTCTTCATTTGAATGTGAATATGATCAGATGTGCGTGGATGAGAAGCTACTGCTTGAGTTGCAAAGTGTTGGCTTATATCCAGAGCCTGTG CCCGATCTAGCAGAGGGAGAGGATGAATTGATTAATCAAGAAATCGTCCAACTCAAAAATCATCTTTCCCAGCAG GCCGGGGAAAAAAAGGCATACTTCGACAATTTGTATAAAGCAGTAAAAGACAAGGAGGTTGAAGGACG gGATCTTGAGCGGCTTGCAATGAACAGGTTAATTGAGTTGGCTTACAGGAAGCTTCTG GCAACGCGTGGAAGCAGTGCTGCTAGAATTGGAATCAGTAAGGTCTCAAGACATGTGGCCTTGGCCTGTATCAAAAGAACCTTGGCTAGGTGTCGGAAATTTGAAGATGCAGGGAAGAGTTGTTTCAGTGAGCCTTCTCTTCGAGAAATTCTTCTTGCTGTACCTAGCAATAACGTGGGAGCTGCTAGTGGCATCCAAGCAGAACAGAACGTGAGATTGGACTCCAGAACTTCAG GAGCATATGTTGTTGGTCTGGAACCGCTTGATCCTCAAAATGATAATTCTGATAGGGGTTTTCCGTTTGATACATATGACCATCAATCTGACCAAGCTTTTGCAAAAAACGGACCTATATTGAATAgagggaagaagaaggaagtGTTGCTTGATGATGTTGGTGGAAATGGTGCCCTGAGATGTACCGCAGCACTTGGATCATCTGTTATGGGTGGAGCAAAGGGAAAGAGAAGTGACAGAGATTCCGGTGTGAAAGCTGGGCGTCCATCAATCTCTAATTTAAGGGgtgaaagaaaaacaaaatcaaaacctAAGCAAAAGGCTGCACAGTTGTCAACACATCCAGTCCAACCTTCAGGTAATAATGTTTCCAACGACATGTTTGGTAATAATAGTAATAGGAAACGAGAAGGTCTTATTTCTCCCGGAAATATTCTGGATTCGTCTAAAGAGTGCAAAGATGTTATGGACCTTAGTAGCTTACCATTAAGTGAAATAGACTCGATAGAAGACTTGGGTGTAGCAAATGAATTTGAAGGTCATCAAGATCTGAGTACTTGGTTAAATTTTGACGAGGATGGTTTGCAAGATCACGATTCCATGGGTCTTGAAATACCAATGGATGATCTATCTGAGTTAAATATGCTTATATGA
- the LOC110793356 gene encoding uncharacterized protein isoform X1, whose protein sequence is MAGNAKFELSSVSPDDSGFSGNYSNGQRSSYVGPSLDRSGSFREGSDGRNYSSGSGTSKMNALPMADLPPLSQCLTLEPFAIGDLKNTRAGEWKRAVGYSFGNATEDNSFGAGHSKPPPTIVAEELKRFKASVSDGSHKARSRVKRLDDSCNRLIKYLEASNSKKQIQNERSGGSNLLKMGTQSHRSSPEDRNKNIGLNKRARTPMGDMRAEGRSNGVPRQNLVLGKDKDGAKEGSSDLGEEKIRRLPAGGEGWDKKMKRKRSVSSVFPRSVDGDGELKRTMHARLGNDSGIHSSDVHGFRPGSSNGPTGSNKLERAPSPVSLSARMTTKNELDKTSLSRELTGVNKERLLPKGNSKLNMREDSHGFSPSSITKGKASRAHRTGPASVGNSSPSFSRMSGTEDWEQPLNVNKVHSLAGVNNRKRPVPADSSVMAHWVGQRRPQKISRNRRTNIVSPTSNHEEAQISSEGCTPSDFSTRITGAVNASYPVRNIMSSSQQLKAKLDNAPSPARLSEGEETSAVDNRLKDKEGSEFDDKSSNTHQHVSPSGLFTKKSKLLTKDEIGDGVRRQGRSGRGSSLPKGSISPLREKLENSTVGKPVRSSRPGSEKNGSKSGRPPLKKHSDRKGFTRLGPLPNSSSPDFTGESDDDREELIAAAQFACNASYNGCSSSFWKRMEPLFNFRPEDKSFLEEQLKILEDHSNEKQMSSVGDNVLRHVSQIEYFRTQCSASGESKICTLDNGLTKTGGFINHFQDNDSSYRGSDSHKGPTSLTPLYQRVLSALIVEDDLEEYDENRFRDDPCMENRISCNGNASHRFSNIQVPVHEEIEEDDYGFKHPAGQTGPGFHRNDTNGSLAIHIDTSGNSSFECEYDQMCVDEKLLLELQSVGLYPEPVPDLAEGEDELINQEIVQLKNHLSQQAGEKKAYFDNLYKAVKDKEVEGRDLERLAMNRLIELAYRKLLATRGSSAARIGISKVSRHVALACIKRTLARCRKFEDAGKSCFSEPSLREILLAVPSNNVGAASGIQAEQNVRLDSRTSGAYVVGLEPLDPQNDNSDRGFPFDTYDHQSDQAFAKNGPILNRGKKKEVLLDDVGGNGALRCTAALGSSVMGGAKGKRSDRDSGVKAGRPSISNLRGERKTKSKPKQKAAQLSTHPVQPSGNNVSNDMFGNNSNRKREGLISPGNILDSSKECKDVMDLSSLPLSEIDSIEDLGVANEFEGHQDLSTWLNFDEDGLQDHDSMGLEIPMDDLSELNMLI, encoded by the exons ATGGCTGGAAATGCGAAGTTTGAATTGAGTTCTGTCAGTCCTGATGACTCAGGCTTTTCAGGGAATTACTCAAACGGACAGAGAAGTAGCTATGTGGGTCCTAGTTTGGATAGGTCAGGAAGCTTCCGTGAAGGAAGCGATGGTAGGAATTATAGTTCCGGATCTGGCACATCAAAGATGAATGCTTTGCCAATGGCCGATTTGCCACCATTGTCCCAGTGTTTAACACTGGAGCCCTTTGCCATTGGAGATCTGAAAAATACACGGGCTGGGGAATGGAAGAGGGCAGTAGGATATTCTTTTGGCAATGCCACTGAAGATAATTCTTTTGGAGCAGGTCATTCTAAGCCTCCACCGACTATAGTCGCTGAAGAATTGAAACGCTTTAAAGCAAGTGTTTCTGATGGATCACACAAGGCTAG GAGTAGGGTGAAAAGATTGGATGATTCGTGCAATAGGTTGATAAAGTATTTAGAAGCCTCAAACTCAAAGAAACAAATACAAAACGAAAGATCTGGCGGTTCAAACTTGCTGAAGATGGGAACTCAGTCTCATCGAAGCTCGCCAGAGGACAGGAATAAGAACATTGGTCTCAATAAGCGTGCCCGTACACCAATGGGAGACATGCGG GCAGAGGGAAGGAGCAATGGTGTACCAAGGCAAAATTTAGTGTTGGGAAAGGATAAAGATGGAGCTAAGGAGGGTAGTTCTGACCTCGGTGAAGAAAAAATTCGCAGGTTACCTGCTGGCGGAGAGGGATGGgacaaaaaaatgaaaagaaagcgTTCAGTAAGTAGTGTTTTTCCTAGGTCGGTTGATGGTGATGGGGAGCTTAAGAGGACCATGCATGCTAGGCTTGGCAATGACTCTGGAATTCACTCTTCAGATGTTCATGGCTTCAG ACCCGGATCTTCTAATGGTCCTACTGGAAGCAACAAGTTGGAAAGAGCCCCGTCACCTGTGAGCTTGAGCGCTCGTATGACAACCAAAAATGAATTGGACAAGACTTCTCTATCTAGGGAACTTACTGGAGTGAACAAGGAACGGTTACTACCAAAAGGAAACTCTAA GTTAAATATGCGTGAAGATTCCCATGGGTTTAGCCCTAGTTCCATTACGAAGGGCAAGGCTTCTAGAGCTCACCGAACTGGCCCTGCCTCTGTAGGAAACTCATCTCCTAGCTTCTCGCGAATGTCTGGGACAGAAGACTGGGAGCAACCTCTTAATGTGAACAAAGTCCATTCTTTGGCCGGAGTAAATAACCGTAAACGTCCAGTACCCGCTGACTCATCTGTAATGGCTCATTGGGTAGGTCAGAGACGGCCACAAAAAATTTCTCGTAATCGGAGAACAAATATCGTGTCTCCTACTTCGAACCATGAGGAAGCACAGATTTCATCTGAAGGATGCACTCCCTCTGATTTTAGCACCAGAATAACTGGCGCTGTGAATGCGTCATATCCTGTCAGAAATATTATGAGTAGTTCGCAGCAGCTGAAGGCTAAACTTGACAATGCACCCTCTCCAGCAAGATTATCTGAAGGTGAGGAAACCAGTGCTGTTGACAACAGACTCAAAGATAAGGAAGGTTCTGAGTTTGATGATAAAAGTTCAAACACTCATCAACATGTTAGTCCTTCTGGCTTGTTCACAAAGAAGAGCAAATTGCTCACGAAGGATGAAATTGGTGATGGTGTACGTAGACAAGGTCGTAGTGGGAGGGGCTCTTCATTGCCAAAAGGTAGCATATCTCCTCTAAGGGAGAAGCTGGAGAATTCGACTGTGGGAAAACCTGTTAGGAGTTCAAGACCTGGTTCCGAGAAGAATGGAag TAAGTCAGGCCGACCTCCTCTAAAAAAGCATTCAGATCGCAAGGGTTTTACTCGTCTTGGACCACTGCCAAATAGTAGTTCTCCAGATTTCACTG GTGAATCGGATGATGACCGTGAAGAACTTATAGCAGCGGCACAGTTTGCTTGCAATGCCAGTT ATAATGGTTGTTCTTCTTCATTTTGGAAAAGAATGGAACCACTTTTTAATTTTAGACCTGAGGATAAATCATTTTTGGAAGAACAG CTGAAAATTCTAGAGGATCATTCAAACGAAAAGCAGATGTCAAGCGTGGGTGATAACGTTCTG AGACATGTTTCTCAAATTGAATATTTTCGGACACAGTGTTCTGCTTCTGGAGAAAGCAAGATATGCACCCTAGACAATGGGCTGACTAAGACTGGAGGCTTCATCAATCACTTTCAGGATAATGATTCTTCATACAGAGGATCAGACTCTCATAAAGGGCCTACCAGCCTCACCCCATTATACCAGAGAGTCTTATCTGCTCTCATTGTTGAAGATGATCTTGAAGAATATGATGAAAATCGTTTTAGAGATGATCCGTGTATGGAAAATAGAATATCTTGTAATGGCAATGCCAGTCATAGGTTCTCTAACATCCAGGTTCCTGTACATGAAGAAATCGAGGAAGACGATTATGGTTTTAAACACCCAGCTGGTCAGACAGGTCCTGGGTTTCACCGGAACGACACAAATGGTTCACTAGCTATTCATATTGATACATCTGGTAATTCTTCATTTGAATGTGAATATGATCAGATGTGCGTGGATGAGAAGCTACTGCTTGAGTTGCAAAGTGTTGGCTTATATCCAGAGCCTGTG CCCGATCTAGCAGAGGGAGAGGATGAATTGATTAATCAAGAAATCGTCCAACTCAAAAATCATCTTTCCCAGCAG GCCGGGGAAAAAAAGGCATACTTCGACAATTTGTATAAAGCAGTAAAAGACAAGGAGGTTGAAGGACG gGATCTTGAGCGGCTTGCAATGAACAGGTTAATTGAGTTGGCTTACAGGAAGCTTCTG GCAACGCGTGGAAGCAGTGCTGCTAGAATTGGAATCAGTAAGGTCTCAAGACATGTGGCCTTGGCCTGTATCAAAAGAACCTTGGCTAGGTGTCGGAAATTTGAAGATGCAGGGAAGAGTTGTTTCAGTGAGCCTTCTCTTCGAGAAATTCTTCTTGCTGTACCTAGCAATAACGTGGGAGCTGCTAGTGGCATCCAAGCAGAACAGAACGTGAGATTGGACTCCAGAACTTCAG GAGCATATGTTGTTGGTCTGGAACCGCTTGATCCTCAAAATGATAATTCTGATAGGGGTTTTCCGTTTGATACATATGACCATCAATCTGACCAAGCTTTTGCAAAAAACGGACCTATATTGAATAgagggaagaagaaggaagtGTTGCTTGATGATGTTGGTGGAAATGGTGCCCTGAGATGTACCGCAGCACTTGGATCATCTGTTATGGGTGGAGCAAAGGGAAAGAGAAGTGACAGAGATTCCGGTGTGAAAGCTGGGCGTCCATCAATCTCTAATTTAAGGGgtgaaagaaaaacaaaatcaaaacctAAGCAAAAGGCTGCACAGTTGTCAACACATCCAGTCCAACCTTCAGGTAATAATGTTTCCAACGACATGTTTGGTAATAATAGTAATAGGAAACGAGAAGGTCTTATTTCTCCCGGAAATATTCTGGATTCGTCTAAAGAGTGCAAAGATGTTATGGACCTTAGTAGCTTACCATTAAGTGAAATAGACTCGATAGAAGACTTGGGTGTAGCAAATGAATTTGAAGGTCATCAAGATCTGAGTACTTGGTTAAATTTTGACGAGGATGGTTTGCAAGATCACGATTCCATGGGTCTTGAAATACCAATGGATGATCTATCTGAGTTAAATATGCTTATATGA